The window GTGTTACGTTCTGAAATTCATTACAGGAAGTACAGCATTGATGAGATAGAAGTTGCTACAAACTTCTTCTCGTCGGCACTGAAGGTTGGGGAAGGTGGATATGGGCCTGTCTTTCGAGCTACACTGGATCACACACAAGTTGCCATTAAAGTTTTACGACCAGATGCATCCCAAGGGAGAAAGCAATTCCAGCAAGAGGTACAATGATCATGTCCAACACACTGGTTAAGGATAGAAATAGAACTATGAACTAACCAAAAAATTGACGGGTTCGAACATTTCTTCAGAAACAAAAATAACCAGAATTTTATAGAATAAAATAAGAATTTAACTAATGCATTTATATAAAAGAACAAACAACTTACTGATTCAGCATGCTCCATCTTTCTCCAGTAACTTTTTCCTTGTATTTACAATCTTCTTAAAGTTCTTCCATGCTTTTCTAGATCAGGATCTTCTGGtataattcatataaaaaatatttagcatTGAGTTATTTAGTGCTATCTATGATCATCTTGACTCACTAGAATAAGACCAAGAATTCATCTACATATATCATGagaaattgtgcaggattaaggaTAACATTTTTTTTCCATTACAGTGTGATAGAAACTTTGGACCTTTTGCAGAAACAAATATCTGCATAAGAAGCATATTGTAGTAGACATCTCGCTGTTATTGTCTCTTGAAGCTTCTAACATACCGGATTCTATCCATTGTGCCTAAATTTCTAGTTAAATTACCTTAATCCTAGATGTTCAACGACCTGACACTAACTAAGCCAACcgattaaaattaattataatgttATGAACTTCCTTAAGCTTCAGCCATTGCTAAATCTAAGTTGAAAATTTCTATCGAGCTGCTTATTCTAACCTTTGAACCATTTGGTCTACTGGAATTTGTTTAGGTCGAGATTCTGAGCTGCATCAGGCATCCCAACATGGTATTGCTTCTTGGTGCCTGCCCAGAGTATGGCTGCTTGGTATATGAGTACATGGACTACGGAAGCTTGGAGGACAGGCTCCTCAGACGAGGAAATACTCCCCCAATACCATGGGCTACACGATTCAAAATTGCTGCCGAGATAGCTACAGCATTACTCTTCCTTCATCAGACTAAGCCAGAACCATTGGTTCACCGAGATCTTAAGCCAGCCAACATCCTCCTGGACCACAATTATATAAGCAAGATCAGTGATGTTGGCCTAGCAAGACTGGTGCCAGCATCAGTAGCCGACAGTGTCACACAGTACAGGATAACATCAACTGCTGGAACACTATGTTATATTGACCCTGAATACCAACAGACGGGTATGCTTGGTGTAAAATCTGATATATACTCCCTAGGAATAATGCTGCTCCAAATTATTACAGCAAAACCTCCAATGAGCCTCACGCATCATGTAGAGAGGTCCATCGAAAAAGGAAATTTTGCAGATATGCTGGACCCAGCTATTGAGGACTGGCCAGTGGAAGAGACTCTTGCATTTGCTAAGCTCGCTTTGAAGTGTGCTGAGCTGAGGAGAAAGGACCGACCTGATTTAGGGAAGGTTGTGTTACCAGAGCTCAGCCGACTGAGAAGCATCGGTCAAGAATACAAAGCATCTCGCAGCAACAACAGCAGATATCTAGGTGCTGCACCCAAAACATTTGACAGTATATCTAAGGGAGCAATGTCACTCATCCATCAGGTTAGTGATGTGAGTTTTGACATGGACAAAAGGTTTTAGGGAGTTGCAGTTACATTGTTTCATCTAGAATGCTAGTAATTTTGGTTTGTTTCTGTTTTCCATAACAGGAACAGATAAGTGATTCAAATGTCAGTGAGTCATGGACCTATTCTACTGATGGCTAAGGAGAAAGCTTAGTGATTCTTTAGTGTCCAGATAAGGAGGGAGCTGAATTAGTAGACAAATATGCAAATAGATATGGCCTGCCgtacatgaaaaaaaaaggaaacgatGATCATTTATGCTCTATGTGGACATAAATTTGACTCCTTATCTGGTGAACATTGGAACCTCTTACTGCTCAAATGTCATGTAGAATAATcaaatttatcattgatatggatGTACCTTCCTTTCTATAATTTGATTCTAAAGGTCGCACATGCAAGAATAGCAAGTTATCAAACTGCTCGCAGATACGTACCGGTAACAGCCATTAACCATATGAAAGATGGAAATCCAATACAGTCACCTTTTCCCGCTCTTAAGTTCAATGACATAGGGATTCCAACATCCCGCTCAAAAGATACATGTTGTTGAACTAGATAATAAATTCTGACTTTCACCAAAACAAACCATTTTTTACATGTTCAACAATGAGAAGAACCATGCTGTCTTATAGGATAAAACGGCAGCTTCTCGATAGAAAAAGTGACAAAGTTTCACTTGAAAGAAAGCATACATGTGGTGGTTTTCAAAATGAAGAGTGTATGCAAGGCAATAAGATTGCTAATAAGGCAGCGACAGAAATCAAATTGAGTGATATCAAAGGTGCATCAATAATTTGCACGAAACTTTTATTTTCCCCAAACACAAGGATCATGACATTGTATGAAACCTTTCTCTTCCCTTGTGTTCCTTATGCAACCAGATAGAAGTCACCTATTGGtttatgcatatatgtatgtatacatagaaGCAAGATTCTAGACACATCACTGAGAAAAATTAGCACCATCCCACTCCACAACAGTGAAGCACGATAGTAGCCTAGATGGCTAAAGAATCATAATTATCAAATAACCACAAGACTAATATATATGTAAGGCACGGAccctaattaaaaattaaaacttgCAGTGGAAACAATTCAGGACTTTTAAAAGAACTATTTTCTTTGAGTCTAAAACTTGCAAACCTAAAAATTGCATACCTATTAGTCCCCTGGCTGATTTAGCAAGCTTCTTTCTCCAGATTTCACCACTGTAACTGTGATACTGGCCTACATCCCATGGGTCAAAACAACATTAGTCACCATGCAGTTCCCTACATATATCTGAACTTTTTTATGAATATAATCTCAAGACATTGTATAAAGATAAAATTCACAAAACAAGAACAAGATAAAGCAGCAAAAAGGTGCAGTTTTTAcatcaaaaaaaaagaagacaaacCCACCTTTGATTGCTCCCTTCCGCACCCTAACACAAAGGGAGACTGCACTTCCTGATCCACCCACAAGGGAAGGGAAACCTTAAAAGACGATATGCTTATCCATTGATCTATGGAAACACTCTTGTACTGCATATCGAGGCCCACATCTGTCTAATATACCTTGGTGGGAAACGGTGCGATCGCAAGCGCAGCTATGTCAATTGCAAGCGTAGCTATGTCGATTCAATGATACCTTCGGCTTCTTGAATGATTTGAACAAGCAAAGATGAACTCTTTCTCATCTTCTATCCACAATCATTTCCAGAGCCCACCACTCGATTACTGCAAGATGAAAGAATCATGCTGACGGTAGAGAAGGATCTTGTCACCCATGAAGCTGCTAAAGATGCCGAAGCTGAGTTCCTTCTTTGAACTCTTCCCCAATAAACTCTCGAGTACTTCCTCATGGAATGTGGTTCACATAATAATTGCAGGCAGGAGAAAACAGTTGAACCAGCAATCAAATTTCATGCAGTGAGTTATAATCCACCTCATATTTTGGGGTGCAATCCACATTATTACAAATTCGATCATAGTTATTAGATGATGGCCACTGGACTTATTTCATGTCAAATACCTGTTTATTACATAGTCCACGCTATAACCAGACGTCAACTGCAATCCATACCGCATAACACACACATAGATGACTGAGCACAACACACCTCACACTGCACTACACAAATACAGAGCAAGAGCATGCAGACTTAGACCTTTTCTCCGGGAGCAAGTTCCGCATTTTTGACAAGCGAATAGCCGTGGCCATCAGCAACACTATCTTTCGCACCCTGGTGGATGAAGAGCCCATAAAACCCCCCAATAGCTACCGACACTGACATCAGCCAGACCAAGACACTTAGTAGCCACGGCATTATCTCCGCCACACGCCAGGCAAATGCGAGGTTGAGAGCCGTCGTGAGGACCCAAACCGCGGCCTTGAGCTGCTCCCTCTTCGCCGGCGTGCTCTCGGGGCTCAGTTTCTCGAACTGCTTGAGGCAAAAGAGGAGCATCACCAAGTCGACATAGGCGAATACTATGAAGGCCAGCGTCGGGATGTCATGGCGAGATCGGTAGGCTGACTCTGCGGAGTTATAGGTGAGGAAGAGGAAAGCAATGGTGGGAAGCCAATTGAAGACCCTGGTTTGGCTGCTGGGGCTGCTGCTCTCAGCTTGTTGCGGGGGTGACGCTGGTTGAATTCCGGGCTTGCATCCAGACGTCTTTGCCGATACAGGCATATCCATCGTCCTGAAACACAGGAGAGTAGATGGAGCAGGATGAATGAGAGGACATATATGAAGGCAATCAACCCGCAAGTTCGCCGAAGTTGCGCCCTCTGATAAAGTCAACGCAAAGACTTTCACGAAATTTCGTAGAAAGCGGTTTGCAACCCCCCGGAAAAATCCATCATCTCAAGGCCCATGGCCTGCACACATCCGTTCAATTTCCAGAGAAACGAATTGACAACGTGTGAGAATGAAATCCTAAGATGAATCGGCCTCGATAAACCATGTTTCATCCGATCTTGATCAAAGCCATTCAGAAACCAGAGCAGGTTCGGATAAAATGATGGTTCGATTCAGTCTTTTGTGCTGATGAGCAAGAAAACCCTAAGGAACGAGGTTTCTTGTGCAatggatgagatcacgaaaacccCAATCGATCATGAAAACCCAAAAATCGAATTCTCTTTGGGCTGTCTTATGAAGAAAACCTCGAAAAGGAGCCCCAGAAGAGAGATTTCTACATCACGAGGTGAAAAGAAAGAAGTTACCATATCCGATGGGAAGAAAGGGGGGAACCAATTCATACAAAGGCTTCACAAAATCAAATCATGTAGGTTTCCAAGGAGGAGGCGAAGGGAGATTACAAGCCAACCAGGTTTCATTTCGTAGGGCATCTTTAGGAACGAGATAAGGAGACACAGGAAGAAGAACCTGAACCAATTCGCACGCAGATCGTCGCCGCTGGGTAGCGATGGCGGTGATCAGAACTAGAATGTCGTGCTcgacgtatatatatatacacacacacatatatacatatgtatatacgtatatacatatgtatatatccaAGAAAAAATCCCCTTCGAGGCACATTTAAAGGGGGGCAAAGGCGAGTGCTCTTTATTCTGTTAATGCCAATCGGTCACTACAAGCAGTTCTCTCTTGGATGTTCTATTCACTGTTTTCGTCTTCCCGCTGCAAGGGCCTCCGAGAGCGACGTTTTGTCGAGCAGGTGGTCGGCATGTACGTCAGGATCACAAAGGAGCCTGATTACCGAAGGAGTTGGCAGGTGAGTGCATAAGCTTGATAACTAGAAGCTAGTGACGTTTGATGGGAATACATGCATGATTAATGCCTGTTTTGAgatcaaacaaaaagaaaatgtgCATAAACCAAAACTTACGCCAATTGTCTTCCCGTAGTTCTACGATAATGGACTGATGAAAGAATCCATTCACCTATTTACAGTTCAAATAAATTCTACGGAGCAGATATTCTACATTACATGCTTGATTTCCTCTGTTACACCATAAGAGCTGTGAAATTTCACATCCGCAGACAGTTTACTATTATTTGTGGGTTgtgaacaagagagagagagataatttTCCTCATCCATGTACTCCAGTTCTATTTCTGTGGACATTGAGAAGCTTATCTCTAGTTTCACTTAGTTCCTTGATGACATCTCCCATCTGCATTCGCTCTCTTGGATTTTCCTTTGAACAAGCAAGGCCAACATTGACAGCTGAAACAAAGCATTTCTGCACTTCTAACCTGTCCACGTCTCTGTACACAACATTTTGCTCACCTTGTTGGCCATTCTCCACCAGAAGAAGACCAGGATCTAAGACCATGAGTAGATCTTCGATAGGGGTTATCTCCACATATTTATGAAGGCTAAGGCCATCCTTGAACATGTCCTCAGTAGGCCTCTTCCCTGTCAGCATCTCTAGCAAAAGAATCCCATAGCTGTATATATCTCCATTAGTAGAGACTTTGCCTCCCATGGCATATTCTGCAATTCATTTACCAATGAAAGAGAGGTATCAAGCTAGCATTTGATGAAAATATCTGGAGATTTTGTAGCCAATGGAGAGGCCTAtctatttcttcttggaaactgtaGAGaacttaaatcttttttttttataaaaatttggtCCATGCTAAAAATCTCTTATACTTTCAAAAACTATGAAGGAGCCCTCCTGATGcccaaaattaaaaaaatgaaaaatcatgTTTCACAAAAGGTGAACTGCATCAACTATTACTTATATACATTAGCTAGAAGAAAAAGGCAGTGTTTTTCCAATGTCCTACTACCACTTAGGTTCACTTTGTTATCAAACCATAATATTGCCATTATCCTATCTATTCTGGGATTTTTTTTAAGCGCATTTGAATAATAGTTATAGCTTATGAAACACAACAAATATCTCTAATGTTCAACAATCCTAGATCATAGATTCACTGACAATGTAAAATAGTGACATTTGCAAAGTATTCAAGCACTTAAAATCCTGAgataaaaatcatatgtttaagaGCAGGGGTGGAAGACAATTCTCCTCAAATTTGAAGTTTCACTCTTATTTTTTGTTATCTAGTTATCTCAAATTATGGACATTTGGGTGTCAACTAGCTTTTTTTCCCTCCTCATTCTCTCTGTCATCAAGCATATATATATCTCCAGTGGATTCTATGTAGTTCTGTAACACACTAATTTTTTAGGTTTTACCTGTTCAAACAACAAAAAGTGTCTCATGTTGTTTTACAAAAGCTAGAtgctaatttttatcttttagtaATTACTTGTtgcttttatatttaattttattcattTGTTATGCTTTCTCATGCAAGCAATGAAGCATGCTTTGGTCATTATGGTCTAGGGAGTTACCCTAAAATTTATCTAACTTGATTAGGATCCACATGGTAAATTGGTTACAGGTAAACAAATCAAGAATGGCTAAAGCTATTATTCCTATGAAATATGAATACACTTTCTACCCATGCTTATATTTATGGAGATGGAACTCAAAACTTGAAAAAGTAAAATTTTAGACAAGCTAATACTTCAGAACATTAGTTTATCTTCTGGTGATCAATGTTAAGATATTTTGCCATTGTGAATTCTGTTCTCTTCTAGTAAACCACCAGATTCTACTAGGTATTAGAGTAGTGCCATCAGTTTGATCATGAAAGCAACCTTagtgagacaattaaaagcagaaaCATACCAAGGAATTGTTCAAACATTAACATGGATGGCATAAACATTTACATTATATTTTTTTGGGCAAAATATcccctaaaaaataataaatcatactTAAAACTATGTTCCATAAACGTAAAACCAGAAATGGAAATAGAAATGATATCATATAAATCATATTTGCATATTCAAACAAGAAATAgagcaaaattttaaatttataccTGGAGCAACATATCCAATGGTTCCTTTTATTCCTGTGGATGTTGTACGGTTTTGGTCTATGTCTGGCATTGTGCCTTGTAAAAACCTTGCTAATCCGAAGTCACCCACATGTGCACACATTTCTTGGTCCAGAAGAACATTGCTAGGCTTTAAATCACAATGAACAATTGGCATAGGTCCGTGATGGTGAAGGTAATCTAACGCAGAAGAGACATCTATTGCTATGCTCAACCTCTGAGGAAGGGTCAATTTCCTCCTTGTCAATGCCTCAGATTCTTTGGGATGCAGCCAGTTCTCGAGACTCCCGTTTGACATGTAGTTGAGCACCAAAGCCTTAAAATCATTTCCTCTATTATCTACACTTAAGCATATAGTTAGAATCTTGACAAGATTGCGATGCCGGATGCTTCTCAAGGCTTCACATTCAGAGATGAAGCTCTGTGATGCTCCATGCCTTTCCAGATTTAGCACCTTAACTGCAACAGTAGTTCCATCAGCGTCCATAACTCCTTTGTAAACAGAACCAAAACTTCCCATACCAATCAGACTAGAAGCTGAGAATTCATCAGTTGCCCTTAGCAGCTCATTGTAAGAGATTCTTTTGAATTGCTCCTCCATAGAATTTGTAAATGAATTTTTCTTTTTCAGGTTCTTCGTTCTGTGCAGAACAGCAAGGGCGATAAGTAGGATTACCGCACACAGACCGACAGAGATGACTGGGATGACAACCTCGAGCGTGAGAGATTTATGCTTCCTACCAGATTGGATATGGCACGGGGGCAGGTGCAGTCCTTGATTACCCCCACAAAGCTTATCGTTTCCTATAACCGAGAATGCAGTGATGTTCCCGAAAACACCATCATTTGGCACGTTGCCTTCAAGATCATTGTACGAGAGGTTCAGGTGCTGCAGAGCAAGTAGGTCTGCTAGAAATTCTGGGATGTTGCCAGATATGTTGTTGCTTGAAAGATCTAGCTCGCTCAGACCTTTTAAGTTGCTCAAGGATTGAGGGATAGATCCTTGAAAAGAGTTGTCATGCAAATAAAGGTACTCCAAGCTCTGACACTGGCCAAGGGTTGTAGGGATGTCACCGGAGAGCTTGTTGTGTGCAAGAACAAGCGCACCAAGATTTCTCAGGTTACCCACTTGGAGCGGCAGTGTTCCGTTCAGCTGATTATTTGATAGATTTAGGTATGTCGACAACGAAGAAATGCTGTAAAGCTGCATGGGAATCTGACCACTGAGCTTATTGTGAGAAAGGTCCATCTCTTCCACTCTCCCGCAGTTCCCTATGCTTTCAGGTATTCTTCCACCGAGATCATTATCTTGCAAGTAGATAAGATTCAGTTCAGTGAGGTTCCCGATGGAGTCAGGTATTTGTCCTGTTAATCTGTTTCCTGATAAGTCCAATCTGTGCAGGTTTCGGAGCCCTCCAATTGTGGGAGGAATCAGACCGGTCAGATGGTTGTCGTTCAATGACAGTGTCGTGAGGTTGAAAAGATTTCCTATTCCTGTGGGTATGGTGCCAGAAATATGGTTCGAATCGAGAGTTATGGTGTTCAAACTGGAGGAGAAATTGGCTAAAGAAGTTGGCAACATGCCGCCGAAGTTGTTGGTATCTAAAACTAATACATGCAAGAGACTGCAATTCGTCAAAGATGCAAGGAACTCCCAGTCACTGGAATCAGTAGCTTCGAGCTGGTTGTCGGAAAGGTTTATGAAGTAGAGTTGTCGTAGATTCTCCAGGTGGGAGGGTACTGTTCCAGTGAAGTAATTGACACTCAGTTCCATGTCTCCCATATAGGACGCATTGGAAAGTGAAGCTGGAATGTGCCCATGGAAATGGTTGTTGTTCATTAGAAGCATTTCGAGGCTCGGAAGGGTGTCGAACATGGTCGCAGGTAGGGTTCCCTCCAGAAGATTGTTCCCGACGGAGAAAATACTCATGGAGGATAGATTGTAAACAGAGGAAGGAATCGCACCTGAGAGCCTGTTATAGGCTATCTGAAGCAGCTGTAAGCTTTTGAGATTACCGATGCTCTCGGGAATGCTTCCTTCTAAAGTATTGGATTGGAGGAAAAGAGCGAAGAGAGATGTCATGTTTCCCAAGGAAGGCGGTATGCTTCCGGTGAGATTGTTCTGCGCCAGATTAAACACCAACATCTTCGACAGCAGTCCGACATCCCTGGGAATCTCTCCCGTCAGCAGGTTGCTCCTCACAGAGACTTGTCGAAGATTGGAGCAACGAATCAAAGTGGCAGGGATGGGGCCTTCGAGATAGTTCAGGCTGAGGTCGAGGGCCTGCAGCCGGGACAAGCGTCCGAGCTCGGGTGGGATCAGTCCGTGGAAGTTGTTGTCACGGAGGCGGAGCACTTGGAGAAAAGTTAGGTTGGCGACGTGAGGCGGGATGCGGCCGACGAGCCCCGACGAGAGTAAGCGCAGGGCGGTCACCCTGTCGGGGTGCCGCCGGCCGCATCGGACGCCTTGCCACCGGCAGACATGGTTGGTCCGGTTCCATGAGGCCAAGGCTCCCAGGGGGTCGGAGACCGTGGACTTGAAGGACTCGAGTGCGAGTCTGTCGACGGTCCCGTCTGCCATCGATGGAAGCGGTACCGAGACGACGCACAGCAGGAGGATGAGATCATGGAGGAGGAGGGATGAAGAGAAGACAGATGAAAGCTTCATCCTGCTAAAGTTGAAGGATCAGAAGCAACGCTGATTGGTGGCGGCGGCTTCCGGTGCCACcatacgtgtatatatattatagtaaTATTCGTGACCTTGACTAGTTTCTCAGCAAaattgtacatatatatatataataaacggTGTTTACATATTTGCATAAAGCACATTTAGTCCCGAAGACCATGACGTTAATGCATCAATCATTGTGCCATTGACGAGAGAATTGGTCCCGAAGACCATGACGCCTCTTTCTCACTGGTccaatctttattattattttggggcaaaattatattatatatatatagaaaaaaaatataaaaaaaaaaagacaagccATGAAATCATAGCACACCGCCGACAAACATGAACAAATTGGAAATCAGCCAATCTGAGTCATACTAATTTGAACATAGAGTTGACCAGTGAAGGACTCCGTGTTGACAGTCAACAGTCAAAGCATAATCAAAATTGAACGACGAACGTAAGATCTTTGAACGGTCATGTATTTGACCAGTGAAGTGGCCCAGAAGACCTCGACATCTGTCACTCTCACTGGTCCAACAAACGAGCGCTTAATTAAGGTATTGTGGCAGAGACATTACAATCCGAAAAAATTCTCTTAGATAAAATCATCATCAGACAAGACTGAAGAATGAAAAACCAACACAAACGGACGTTTACAGAGAGAACCAGATGTTTGCACTTGATGATAGAATGATACTGCAGCGGAGAAACATCATAACCTCGATAATCTCTCTCAAAAATCGTATTACCAGACGAGTGCAGAAGAATCAACACAAAAGAAAGCTTATAATATGACCAAATGTTGGAAAATGAAGACAAACAAGATAATGTACTATCTCATGTTTTGAGGATTCTTAGTAGACAACTCTGTTGCATAAACAAAAGCATAGCAACCAGATCAAAAGAAACCGTGCCACACTCGAGAGGGATCGAAGCTGTGAATACCAGCATAGCATAGACAGTACACACCTCACGCTGGCAACAGCTAAATGGTATAACGATTACAGCACAACTTTACACCTCAAAACAAACGGTATGAATGAAGACTGTTGCCAACTCGCAAAGGTTATCCTCTTTGAAGAACTTGAGAATTACCATTCCGAGAACATCACCTCCTCCATTCCACTTGAATTGCCCTCTCTGTATTATTGTGAAACATTGggaaaaatgaataaaaaaaaatcaagaaccaagtaATGGTTACACATCATCGTTTTTAACGGAAGAGGCATACACAAT of the Musa acuminata AAA Group cultivar baxijiao chromosome BXJ3-2, Cavendish_Baxijiao_AAA, whole genome shotgun sequence genome contains:
- the LOC135630898 gene encoding receptor kinase-like protein Xa21 — its product is MKLSSVFSSSLLLHDLILLLCVVSVPLPSMADGTVDRLALESFKSTVSDPLGALASWNRTNHVCRWQGVRCGRRHPDRVTALRLLSSGLVGRIPPHVANLTFLQVLRLRDNNFHGLIPPELGRLSRLQALDLSLNYLEGPIPATLIRCSNLRQVSVRSNLLTGEIPRDVGLLSKMLVFNLAQNNLTGSIPPSLGNMTSLFALFLQSNTLEGSIPESIGNLKSLQLLQIAYNRLSGAIPSSVYNLSSMSIFSVGNNLLEGTLPATMFDTLPSLEMLLMNNNHFHGHIPASLSNASYMGDMELSVNYFTGTVPSHLENLRQLYFINLSDNQLEATDSSDWEFLASLTNCSLLHVLVLDTNNFGGMLPTSLANFSSSLNTITLDSNHISGTIPTGIGNLFNLTTLSLNDNHLTGLIPPTIGGLRNLHRLDLSGNRLTGQIPDSIGNLTELNLIYLQDNDLGGRIPESIGNCGRVEEMDLSHNKLSGQIPMQLYSISSLSTYLNLSNNQLNGTLPLQVGNLRNLGALVLAHNKLSGDIPTTLGQCQSLEYLYLHDNSFQGSIPQSLSNLKGLSELDLSSNNISGNIPEFLADLLALQHLNLSYNDLEGNVPNDGVFGNITAFSVIGNDKLCGGNQGLHLPPCHIQSGRKHKSLTLEVVIPVISVGLCAVILLIALAVLHRTKNLKKKNSFTNSMEEQFKRISYNELLRATDEFSASSLIGMGSFGSVYKGVMDADGTTVAVKVLNLERHGASQSFISECEALRSIRHRNLVKILTICLSVDNRGNDFKALVLNYMSNGSLENWLHPKESEALTRRKLTLPQRLSIAIDVSSALDYLHHHGPMPIVHCDLKPSNVLLDQEMCAHVGDFGLARFLQGTMPDIDQNRTTSTGIKGTIGYVAPEYAMGGKVSTNGDIYSYGILLLEMLTGKRPTEDMFKDGLSLHKYVEITPIEDLLMVLDPGLLLVENGQQGEQNVVYRDVDRLEVQKCFVSAVNVGLACSKENPRERMQMGDVIKELSETRDKLLNVHRNRTGVHG